AATAGtcaccaggagaaaaaaaacaacaaggcTTCTGCTAGGAGAGTTTCGAAAAAACCTGGAAGTTTCACACAACTTGTGTTCTTCTTTGTGGCTTTGTAATTGGAAGTAAAAGGGCCAGACAGAAgccacaaaggaaaaggaagcagctGTGTGAATGGGCAGGAGAGGctcctgaggagggaggggggaggggagctcaCAGGAGGTTTCTCCACTGGGGAGAGGGAAACTCTGTGATTGGAGGGTGAAAGGATGGGATCTCGGAGGGCGTGGAGGAAGGGGACATGTGCTGTACCAGAACATATGGAGTATGCGGACATAGgcacagtgtatatatatatacatataacattacTGTGTAACTAATTTCATTCAGTGGATAGGACACCTGTTTggaatgggtattttttttttcacaacgaTATTTTGGAGGATCAGCCCTTTGCAGTCAGTCATATGTAAAAGGCTAAGAGAAGATCACTTTTTTGGGGAAAACATAAGAATATAATCCCCATCTGTTAAACTCTCACTCAGTGGAAGATACTAGATGCTAGTATGAAATACTAGCATCTATACTAGATGAAATGTGCCACTTCATAATCAAAACAGCTCTAGGAATATTTCCACCTCACTTTACATCTGGGGAAAATGAGCTGCAGAGAGCTCAAGTGAGGTTCTCATGATCAAACAAGGAGATGGAAGCAGAATTCCAGATGCAGGGCACAGTCCTGTAGCCCATGGGATAAATTCCTGCCTGAGGTTCCTCTTGGAAAATTCTGAATCTTCCCTTCTGCCACACTTCCTGGAGATCATTCTTCCCTGGTGGCGTCCCACCTGCTCTGGCTGCCCCATCGCTGTGCCCTTGACAGGCTCCCCTTCTGCTTCTAGGCCATAAAAGTTAAAGGTTCTCTAAAGCTGTAGGGCATCTCATTCCACACTCACGTGGGATGGAAGGAAGTTCAGCACCATGCCTCGATTTCAAAATACGCAAGACACATTGCGATTTAATGTCTCCAGGACGTGCATTGTTGGAGAGTCCAGACTCACCCCAGCATctccagtgggaagtctgctgtCCCCTCTTCCTGACTTCCCTCCTTCAGGCTCCTGGTCACAGATCCTCTTGGCCTCTAGCACTGTGAAGAGGTAGCCTCAGACTATTCTAGAGTGattgctttccccctccctctgctggcaAAGCCAGCAGATTTCCCTCTGCTTTTCACAGGGGCAGCCTAGCAGAGATTCCAAAAGTACAACACACAAACCTGTGGGCTCCACTGACTAGGGAGGCCTAGACATTGTAACTGCCCAGTGGAAGCACACAGAGCCTCGAGCCAGGCTTCCGTAATAGTTCGAGTTCCTACCAATACCGGCTCCTGGCCAGTGTGATTGTCTGAGCGCTCCTTTTTTTCCTGGTAGCAGCGCTGAGACTGGCCCTCAGACCTCAGCTGTGAGTggatctaagaagagttgttttctgtcttcttgcaTTTGGGGGTTGTTGGTTTTGTTCTTGTTGCTGTAGCTGTGAGGTCAGGAAAACTGTTCCAGCTGGTTCAGTGTTGATCCAGAATCCAGAGGAGCCTACAATACGTGAACACATGAACTACTTCAGGCTAGCTCTGTCCTGCGGATGGAGGCCCTTAGAGATAATCCAACCACAATGCTGAGTAATTTAACTCAACACATTGTATGACTAAAATAGAAAGAGGAGTCCTCAGAAGGATGGAACTCATGGGCATATGACTTAGTGTTGTAGGTCAAGAATATCATTTCAAGgtccctttcctgctttcttcctttttatcatttccctttccttatgtCTTCATTTAAATAGGAAGAGATGGGTCACCTGATTTTGACTCCGACTCCTTCCCAGGCAGTcactctgtttcttctctctcagaTATAAGTGGACTTGCTGAAAGCACATCTTCTATGCCAGGCCAGGCCCCTCAAACCCAGGGGAGACTCCCCCACTCCTGTCACGGGTACCACACAGGTGTCTGGATTCTGGCTGCCTCTGAGGCCCTGCGTGGAGTTTCCCCAGCAGGGATGGGCTCAGGCTTCAAATACGGCGCCTGGTGAGGAAGAGGGTGAAGGCCAGCTGGAGCATCTCATGGGGGACTTAGGTGGCCCCGGTTTCCTGGAACTGGTGGCCATGCACCATGTCCCAGAGGAGTTGTCCCTGGGTCAGGGAAGGAACAGATGCTCCTTCTTGTGTCAGCAGCAGCAGGTCTTCCTGTGAAGCTGCCCGGGGCCAGGAGGCAGCTCATAGCCCAGAGCTGAGATGCTGCCAAGGGGAACCAGCAGGATCCCCACAGAGGGGCTGGGCGCTGCACCTGAGGGCTTCTGGTGCCCTGGAGAAACAGTGGGGTGAGCCCTGGCCCCCAATTCATCTTCAGTTCTTTCTATTCATGAGTCTTCAATAGAACAGGGTAGTTTGATTTACAGAATGTTCCTGTACACTTTTCatcccctttcttttttgtttgcttttctttatatgCTTTACATGGCTTAGAAGACATCAcccatttcaattatttttttcatttttttatcaaGTTTAAATTTGTCCAAAGAAGGTAAATCTCTCAAAACTATTTTGTTTCTATAATCACTAACTTCTCTTCTGTTCTtcacccttcctcctcctccagtaTGGTTTCTGGTGAGTAATTCAGTCAAAACAGCTCATACCCAGGGACACAAACCGTCTACTTCCTGGCTTTATGGACCCTCTCCATGCACCCTTTGCAATGATGCAATTCCTTGAAGCCTTTCTTGGCTttgaaagagactcttaaccaatATTCGCTCTTATCCTACTGCCTTAGGACCATTCCACCTTTGTTTGCAGTGTGGCTCTTTGCTACCCTGACCAGTGGTGGTTTGAGGCATCACTTTTAAATCCTTCTCTCATTTTACACTCTTTTCCCAGGCGACCATTTCCCTTGCTGGGCTTTAAGTGAATGGAATTGTTTGTAAATGGCAGATTCAAAGATTCATTTTGTAAAGGATATTGGCACTTGGATGGCTACCAGCGTGATGTGGAAGGTGGATAGTGCTTTTGATTCTATTTCCTGACCTGTCTGCTTCCTTTTCTACTTTCAGAATTCCcatattcttttcttctccttctaccctttaGTATAACTGGTATTAATTCACTATGATTACTGCTTGGAGGTTGTTTTTTCTACAAAACTAAACGACACAGACGGGGATTGGATTTGTTACATCTGTCTTTATCCTGAGGACAACATACAAACTGACTTCCAGGAAGTGTGTGGTATTATTTCTAATGTGAATCACGAAATACTGAGTTGTACCATCTGTTTTTTCTTCACATTGTAATCAcacttgtttcctctttctttttttatgattttctttatttatatgagagggggagagagtgcaCCCAAGTGAGAGcacaagagaagggggagggagaagcagactctgaactgagCCAGGAGGCTGAGCAGATCTAATCTGAGGCTggtgagatcgtgacctgagcagaaggcagccacttaaccaattgaaccacccaggttccccttctctttcaataagaaacaagtacaaataaaagaaattttctacAAAAACATTTAAGGAACAAAAATTTAATAGATGTATAGCATGTATATTTGTATTGCCACAAAGTGAAAATGTGCCTGTattatacagagaaaaataatttgaatcttATAGTGAAATAGTTAAATAGGCAGGTCAGCATGATCATCTGAAAGTCACAGGAGCTTGTACCGTTCACGTGATGTTGCTTAGTACTGCTGAGAACATGTGACAGATGGATTCCACTCATGCCATGACAACAGCAGAAATGAGTGACTTTGACACTCCAGACAGCAGAACTGTGGAAAGTCTGATATTATTAGTTAGAGGGAATCATTTCCATGTTGAACTGGGTCTCCTTGCTTGCTCTTTAATCTTTCTTGCAAGATCATTGATGCATACAAGGGTTTCATGATCTCTGCTCGGACTATCTCCCAGGCACAAGGGCTGTATTGCTTCTCTTGCAGATAGAGGGAGATTCTCTGGAAGTAGTTCCTCAGGATGGAGTCCCCATTCACCAGGGCCATCTCTTCCACCCCTGCCTCCTGCATGAGACAGGCTTGTAGGTCATTCACCTGCTGATAAATTCCTGAGCACAATTCCTCCAGGAGGGTCGTGTTCCAAGGAGCAGGTGAGGCCTCTGTGCAGAAGAGGTGGAAGATATTCTGCTTCGTCACATGGACGACAGAGAGGGCTTGAGCCTTCTGCAGCTGCTTGCTGTGAAATACCTTCTTGGGAAAGGCAAAGTCATTTATGTACTTGTCACAAAAGATAAGGGAGATTCTCTTCATTTGTCGCAGGAGCATCAAGGCCCTCCAGTTCAGCACGCTGTGGTCCCGAGGCAGGTCACATCCCAGAGTGCCGAGGGAGTGGCAGCTGAGCACCACCAGGGCTACCAAGAAGGAGCAGGGCAGGGCCATGGGAGATCCTACAGATGCTGTTGGCCTGGCTGGGGTGGGCACGTCTGGGAACCGTGGTTCTAGCTTCTCTGAACATCTTCTCTTGTGCAGGTGGCTTAAGTAGGGGACACAGGAGTTTTCAATTTCTGAACATTTCCCTTACTTTCTACTTCTCTTTTGGCTATCCTTTCTTCACCTTCTACTGGCTTAGAGCACTGTTTCCTAACTCTATGTACATATTTTTCATgatttcccttgcctccagagtcTCCTCTGATGTTTTTTAATTGAACCTTCTAGAgaaattaataatacagtattaaTTAATGGGTACAGTATTAATGGATACATATTTATACAGTTATGTACAGTACTTATATCTGAGCTTTGTACATATAAAAGAAAGTGTCAAGTTactctttttattcttaattcaaTGCAGGGTTAAGAATGACTAATAATTTTAAGCTTAGTGTCAAATTTTAAGGCTATTGATGTTTAACAGTATAATTAAATTTGATGAGTGACctataatatatttacttatataatttGTAATTTACATAGCACACATGCAAGTTAACAATTTCTACAAAGACATAATaattaattcatatatttaaatatttaaaccatTCCAAGTTCCTAACAACATTTGAAAACTTAAATTATTTAGTTACACATTTTTAGTGTACTGAATTTGAATGTTCCCTcagctgagaaaataaattataacttCACATGCTACTAGTTACTTATCaaggtattttcaaaatatattttctgtttagcTCTATCTATAATTACTGATGTACTGAATACATTTTGTAGAATTCAGTAATAAATTGTAATCTATTTGTATTTAATTCCAAAAGACCACATCACATCAAGGCTCAGACAGAAAAAAACATCCGCAAGACAGCCAATGGCAGCTCACGAGTAAGCAAAGACCACCTGTCCCGGGGTGCCCTTGAGATCCAGAGAAAGTCCTCCAGTCAGAGCAACATGTTAGCCCCAGGTCTGTTGCACTCTCTGCAGACATTTCATGTATCTTCCACAAATTCCATGTCCATGCTTCTTGTGTGATACCCAAGAAAACCCAATGAGAGGATAAAAATACTAAGGAAGCAGGTTTTGTAAGACTGTTCCAAGTTTGAGCTTTGAGAGCCACAGACCACTGTGATATTGAAGATTTGTTCACAGCCCTAAGAACTATCTGTTACACCCTTGGAAGAATTGTTCTGTCTGGTGGGGGAATGTTGATTTCAAGGAACACTATGCAAATACAGAACCAGGGAACCTGCGAAAAGTTTGGATATCTTatactcagttttgctgtgaaactAACTGCTCTTTAGAAAATATCCCtcttgtagggatgcctgggtggtcagtcgaTGAAGCTTACATCTCCGGGTTtaggttcaggtcaggatcttctGTGTCaaaggatccagccctgcctggagtcccaagtggggttccacactcagtagggagtcagcttgaaaattcctttcctctgcccctctcctctatATCACatactctctttgtctctctaaaataactcaatttggggcacctgggtgtctcagctgatgacacgtctgccttcggcttgggtcatgatcccagggtcctgggatagagttccacatccagctccctgctcactggggagtctgcttctccctctccctctacccgtcCTCCaggctcttgttctctctctctctctctctctctcagtctctagcactctctccctctcaaataaataaataaataaaatcttttaaaaaacaaaaccacttgtttaagaaaataaaataaatctttttttaaaaaaaattatgttttctgaAAAACATATAAAAGCTAGTGGAAGTGGCTTATTACACTAACAGAGTCAGTTCCTTGTTAGAGCAtttttgtttgattatttttCACCTCTGGAGAAAAATGACCTTCCAGGGATAGTTATatgcagagagcacaagcaggtctCCAGACTTGGTCACTGTCTTAGTCCATCTTGGGTAGGAGGTAACACTCTTCCTTTGCAAATAATTTGACAGGCTACAGAATAAAATACTCctgttttctattttgatttaaCTATAGCCACTGTTACATCACTGTATCAGGGACATTCCCTCATATCCAGAAATAGtcaccagaagaaaaagaagagaacaaggCCTCTTCTAGAACAGTTTTCAAAAAATCTAGAACTTTCACACAAGTCTTGGTTTTAGTTGGTGGCTTTGTACTTGGGAGTAAAAGTatcagacagaaaccacaagagaatctatttattttaagattttgtttacttactggacagagggagagagaaagaggacacaAAAAGGGAGggtggcaaagggagaaacagtctccatGCTGAGAAGGAGTCAGaccccaggctccatcccagaaccctggggtcatgagctgagccaaaggcagatgctaaaacaactgagctacgcaggtgccccaagagaatcaattttaaattcttttctattcCATACTCTCTTCCCTTGTGACCACTTACAATCCTGGGCTTTAATTTGATAGACTTGCTTGCAAATGGCaagcaatatattttatatattctaaggaatatatatatatgttctaaagaatattttttctaagtATATTTTCTAAAGAATATTGGCATCAGATGTCTACCAGTCAACTGTGGGAGATAcctactgcttttgtttttccagagtCCGCTGAGAGATTCCATTTCCTCCCTTTTATCCTTACCCCATTTAAAATAACTGATGttaattaaatgagattattgtTTGGAAGTTGGTTTTTCTACAGAACTCAATAATACAGGCAAAGGATTGGATTTGTTATATCTCCCTCTGCTCTGACCACAATATGTACAGTGGCTTggagatagtctttttttttttttttttacttaaaatgtgaaTAATGTAATAATGAGTGAGCTGTACCATTCATTTTTCATCAGATGATCATCAAAATTGATTCCTCTTTCACTAAGAAACAGATATAATACTCGTTCTAcagaaaatgtaatgaaaaactaaaaaacgaaatataaaaattttttctgcTCTATTTCACAAAGTGTTTTAGAGGGCTCAGCAAACTTTCTCTTATCACTTTCTCCTGTACTTGTGGATTGTGAAAGGAGGAAAAAGGCCTCTCCATTTCCGCTCTGACAACCTCCCCGGCACAGCAGCTGTGTTTCTTCTCCTTCAGATAGAGATGGATTCTTTGGAAATCCTTCCGGACCACAATCcccagacacagacagacagggTTGTCTTCTTCCCTGGGCTTCCGGTGTCCCAGGCAGCGATGAAGGCTGGAGAGGAGGTCATGGAGGGCGGCGTGGCTCCAGGCAGCCTGGTTGTGGTCTGCGCTGAAGAGGTTGAAGACCTGTGGGAGCATCTGGTGGTGGAAACAGGTGCTTTGTGTCTTCTGGATTTGGGTGATGGTCCGTCTTTCCCAAGGAACTTTGAGGCAAGTTCTGTCCTTCAGGCAGGTGTGAGAGGGGACACTTTTCAGCTGTCTCATAGTATGAGGATGTCGTGCACTCTGGGCTATGGGCTATGGATGCGCAGTCGGGGAgcagacaggggtgcagcagagCTGGGCTCTTGCCACTAGCCGAGACAGGTGGGCCATGGAGGAGTTCGGTGATTGTCCAGGAGGCCACGAGGAGGTGCGCGGGGTCAGTTCCCGCCCCTGTTGGTGGCCCAGGGCTGACTTAGCCGTCAGACACCAGCTCCCTGCCGCTTTCATAGTCCGCATAAACCCGGCCTTTCCGCCGCCCTTCTGGCTGAGCGGCTGTGGAGCGCTTTCGCTTCGGGCATTTTCAGCCAGGAGGGCGTCCTGCACCTTGCAGTTAATGGGCGCAGCCCTGAGACCTGGGCTCTGCTTCTGCGCAGAAACTGCAGCCAGATCATGATCACCAAAAACCTGTTTCCTAAAGGATTTGAGACTCGGAACGGGGGCGTGTTCAGTGGCATTTGCAGcttcggggtgtgtgtgtgccggACGCTGTGGCCGCGACCTGCTCCTAGCAGGACGGGAGGCAGGACACAGGGCAGGATGATGGGAGGGTGGGGCGATGGGACATTGGGGTAATGGAACGATGGTGTAGGGAGGACAGTGTGACCGGACGATGATTCTGTTAGGCGATGATGGCCATAGGATGTGGGTGAGGGAGCAGATGGGCCAATGGGAGGATGGGGCGATGGGGCgatgaggggagggggagatggggtGATAAGGTAATGGGTTGATGGGGCTTTGAAAAGTAGGATGACAGGACGATGTGACGTTAGGATGATGGGAAGAGGGCACAAGGGGTGATGGGACGGACTATGGGGTGAAGGGGCAACCGTGTGACAGGGACACTTGATGACAGGGCGACGTCGACAGGTGGATGGGTCAGTTGGACGCTGAGATGACAGGACAGCAAGGGGGCGAATGGCTGATGGGGCTTTGGAGTGATGGGGCCCTGAGGTAGCTGGGTGGCAATATGATGGGATGAGGGAGTGATGGCGGAACAAGACGACAGCATAATGAGATGATGGGGCCATTAGGCAATGTGATGATGGGGCGAAGGGACGAGAGCACAGGACGCTTTGGGACTTTGGGCCCATGCAAGGAAGCAGTGTTGGGAGGCAGGACATGGGACAATGGGGCGACTGGAGGAAGGGAAGACAGGACAGTGGGATGATGGGGCAATGAGATGATGCCCGGATGGGACGATGGGGTGAGGGGATGATGGGATGGGAGCTAGGAAAATGAGAAGATAGAGGGGAGACGGGTCGATGGCATGATGGGCGATGGTCATGGTGGAGGGAGAATGGTGGAGGAGAAGGCTGGATGATGAGCGCTGGGGGGATGGGGCATTGCCACCACGGGAGGATGGAGCAGTCTGCCGACGGGATGATGAGACAATGTGACCATGGGATGATGGGGCTCTGGGAAGATTGGATTGGGGTGACGGGACTAAGGAACAATGGGGCAAAGGGACAGGGGGCAATGTGTGATGGGATATGGCACAAATGGGTGACAGGATGATGGGACAATGGGACGGTGGGACAGTGGGAAGATGGGATGATGGGGAGAAAAAATGATGGCTCCTCTGGGCGATGGGGAAATAGGGCAACAGGGCAATGGAGACAATGGGAGCTTGGGTCAGTGGGAGGATAGGATGCACCTGGACCACAGGGAGGACACATTCCACAGAGCCAGTCGCCTGCCACCATCGTCTGGAAGGAAGTCATGTGCCCACAATGCGCTATCCTGACTTGTAGACCGACTTGTCTGAGGGACAGTAGGGCAGCCAGGGGAACAGGACTGCAGCCTGCAAATGAAGAATATCAACACTAGTACAGCATTGCAGTCCACTTGATCAGCATGAAATATTTCACAATACGTATTACATTAAAATGttagacaaaatattaaaatattttcatattaaaaatattccaaCTCAGAATATTTTTGAcactttttttaaatggaagcgaaacattttatttacaccAAAACAACAATAGAATAACTTTTCTTTCCTACATTTGATGAAAGTTAAGTCAATCATGCATTCCATATTTCTCCCTTACTTGTTTGCAGTGGACAGGACTACAGGTTGGACAATTTCTTGCCACTCTATGACAatctaaaatataattgatattaaACTTCTGGTTACTGAGCAGTCTTTCACattcaaaatattcaaattaaaaattcatacaaATACACACCAATTATAGTAAAGGAAGAACATCCTTATACATCTTTCACAATGctaaaaataattggaaatttaAATCATTTCCTTAACATGTCTACTTAGATCTTAACTTTCCATTTTGCTTCATCTCAGAAAATAGTTTTAAACTTCACTAACTGCTAGACATTCACCTAGCTAgtgtcaacattttttttccatttcagcaGTTAACATAATTATAATGGGCTGAGTCACTTTAtctccaaaaataataaaatggaaaccaTTTGCATTTAACTCCTAAAGCCCAGGTGACACATAAGCAACATCCACAGACAACCAATGGCAGGTCAACGGGGCAATGAAGGGACAGGACAATAGGCAGTGGGAAGA
This is a stretch of genomic DNA from Mustela lutreola isolate mMusLut2 chromosome 12, mMusLut2.pri, whole genome shotgun sequence. It encodes these proteins:
- the LOC131812466 gene encoding interferon alpha-1/2-like; amino-acid sequence: MVTFDKREFALLLPAKLRFSHRRSSGKPRGSRWWLGPAGPFWLQSCSPGCPTVPQTSRSTSQDSALWAHDFLPDDGGRRLALWNVSSLWSSHLHKRRCSEKLEPRFPDVPTPARPTASVGSPMALPCSFLVALVVLSCHSLGTLGCDLPRDHSVLNWRALMLLRQMKRISLIFCDKYINDFAFPKKVFHSKQLQKAQALSVVHVTKQNIFHLFCTEASPAPWNTTLLEELCSGIYQQVNDLQACLMQEAGVEEMALVNGDSILRNYFQRISLYLQEKQYSPCAWEIVRAEIMKPLYASMILQERLKSKQGDPVQHGNDSL